A single genomic interval of Lusitaniella coriacea LEGE 07157 harbors:
- a CDS encoding adenylate/guanylate cyclase domain-containing protein, translated as MKSAIWGSGKISLRALLILFCIGIHTRVIVTGAIGTKQFTDNLRGNAVNVAPSIELSEEPGNIQVTKNTYCHLKGGCLNFELTEYICHEPNAPPVVRKIVT; from the coding sequence GTGAAATCTGCGATTTGGGGTTCGGGGAAAATCTCTCTGCGCGCCCTTCTCATACTTTTTTGCATTGGCATTCATACCCGTGTCATCGTTACAGGCGCGATCGGCACGAAGCAATTCACCGACAACCTTCGAGGCAATGCGGTGAATGTCGCCCCGTCTATAGAATTATCCGAAGAACCCGGAAACATCCAAGTAACAAAGAATACTTACTGCCATCTCAAAGGTGGGTGTTTGAACTTTGAACTTACAGAATACATCTGTCACGAACCTAACGCTCCTCCCGTTGTCCGGAAGATCGTCACCTAA
- a CDS encoding L,D-transpeptidase encodes MNFWQVLATTTVITTLSTNLVQGAEMIATQTDETIGIGLKVYQVQLIDDNGQTVDTIRAVSGRAGKQTPSHKAGSQTPLPFGIYQFSMPGSVSHPGGEFGGAWSPIIPTFETGRSGIGLHYDPSAFKNNGQAGTAGCLATPTIEEREIMTQFIRAYKPTQITVRDSSLPNLPNRKPLSLPFTESL; translated from the coding sequence ATGAATTTTTGGCAAGTTTTAGCAACAACAACTGTAATCACCACCCTCTCGACGAACCTCGTTCAAGGGGCTGAAATGATTGCCACACAAACCGATGAAACGATTGGAATTGGGTTAAAAGTTTACCAAGTTCAACTCATCGATGATAATGGTCAAACAGTTGACACTATTCGTGCCGTTTCCGGACGTGCGGGCAAACAAACTCCCAGTCACAAAGCCGGTTCCCAAACCCCTTTACCTTTCGGCATCTATCAATTCAGTATGCCGGGAAGTGTAAGCCATCCTGGAGGAGAATTTGGCGGTGCTTGGTCCCCCATTATCCCAACCTTTGAAACCGGACGTTCGGGGATTGGGCTTCATTACGATCCCTCCGCATTTAAAAATAACGGACAGGCAGGAACAGCAGGATGCTTGGCAACGCCAACCATCGAAGAACGGGAAATCATGACCCAGTTTATCCGTGCCTACAAACCCACGCAAATTACTGTTAGAGACAGTTCCTTACCCAATCTCCCAAACCGAAAACCGCTCTCCTTGCCATTTACTGAAAGTCTCTGA